A section of the Cololabis saira isolate AMF1-May2022 chromosome 16, fColSai1.1, whole genome shotgun sequence genome encodes:
- the timm9 gene encoding mitochondrial import inner membrane translocase subunit Tim9 — MAVQVTESDQIKQFKEFLGTYNRVTENCFMDCVKDFTTRDVKPEESSCSESCLQKYLKMTQRISMRFQEYHIQQNEALAAKAGLLGQPR, encoded by the exons ATGGCGGTGCAGGTTACGGAGTCCGACCAGATCAAACAG TTTAAGGAGTTTCTGGGAACGTACAACAGAGTGACGGAGAACTGCTTCATGGACTGTGTCAAAGATTTCACCACAAGAGACGTCAAGCCTGAGGAG TCCAGCTGCTCCGAGTCCTGCCTGCAGAAGTACCTGAAGATGACGCAGCGGATCTCCATGCGCTTCCAGGAGTATCACATTCAACAGAATGAGGCTCTGGCCGCCAAGGCCGGCCTGCTGGGACAGCCTCGCTGA